Within the Leptolyngbyaceae cyanobacterium genome, the region AATCCGCGACTGCGATCGTCATATAGTGGTTCGACAGTTCCTACTCTGGCGACGCCTGTACGGGAGAAGCAGGTTTCGGCGTGTTTTTGCAATACTGTTTCTGGGGCGGGGCGATATTCGGTGGCAAAAACCGCGATCGCAAGTGGCGCACGATTCGCACGTACCTGAATTTCCTTGATAGAGGGAGGTTTTACGCCGTAAATGTAGTTTTCTACGATGTCGATTTCCGCTAATGTGGGAAATTCGGTTAATTCTTCTCCGTTGGCACCTTTCACTACGTTAGGAGAAGCAAAAGCGTGAAATAGCAAGCTACGGGCGGGATTACCCGGTTGTATTCCCCGTTTTCCTTCAAAAGCAAAATCTTCAAATCCTTCAATTTCTCGATCGATCCGGGGCAGTTCTTTGAGGAGTTCCCTTTTCAAGTCATCGGCAGTAATATCCAGTCCGTGTTGCAATAGTAAATCTCGCCATCCATGAGGTGCAAGACGCTGGCAGATTCTTTTCACATCATCAATCAGAGCCATTTTCGATCTCTTTATGATTAATTAGGGACAGTAGGTGGGCAACAGGAAAAGCGCAGTGGTTAACAACACCGTACCACCTACTACCGCGATTTGCTATCTACCCCATCCACACTCATCATGCAGTGATAATACTTAAGCCAATATCGTGATGATAAAATCATTCGACGATAGAACCGGAAGATTACTTAAGTGGGCAAACTGCGCCCCGCTGCCAAAACCTGCTTCTACTCCATTTTGGTTATAAAACAGATTGCCAGTTTGTTTGCTGTAGACGATCGCACCCATGCTAAAAGCTGCTTGTTCATCAGTATCGACAACGGCAAAATCAGTTGGATTGTTAAAACCAATCCCGTAACTACTGGTAAGGGCAGAAAAGGTAAGCTTATCCAAAATAAACTTATCTTCTCCTGGCGTGAAATCGGTGATGGTATCCACGCCAAAATCACCCGCCGCAAAAGGAACTGCCGTCGCATACCAGAAGGTATCGGCACCCGCGCCACCAGTAATCATGTCATCACCAGCGTCACCACTTAGGTAATCGTAGCCATCTCCACCATTGATGATGTCATTGCCAATACCGCTAAAAATTACGTCGTTGCCAGCAAAACCGTTGATAATTTCGTTGTCAACTGCCCCGTAGATAACGTCGTCTCCATTAGTTCCATTTACATAGACAATGCTGACATTATCTACAAAACTCTCTGGAGAAAGCAAATTAATTCCCGGCAATCCTAAAAGATCGCTCATATTTATTCCTCTCCGCTCAAACTTTTCAGTAGAATTACGTAATTTAACTTCAACAGCTTCATGTTAATAAAGATTTTGTAAAGTTATAGTAAATTTATGATGAAGAATTTATGAACTACTTGGATTAACTTGCTTTTTTTTATGTAAAGAAATTATTTTAATTTTTTTTATAAGTGTAATCACTTAAAAAAGCGAGCAAAATAGAATTCAGCAGTCTTTGTAATGTTGGGTTTCGTTGCCTCAACCCAACCTACGATTTTTGAATAGTTATACCAAATACAGGTTATTTACCCTTTTTATATTTTTCCTCTTCTTTCCCCTCTGCTCCCCTAAAAAACTCTTGTCATTAGTAGTAATCCCTCTTTTTATATTTTTCCTCTTCTTTCCCCTCTGCTCCCCTGCTCCCCTGCTCCCCTGCGGTTAATCATAACGGGGGTAATTAAACCGGATTTGGTATTAGTAGCGAATTCGGGGATCGATATAGGCGTTGATGATATCGATCGCAATGCTAGCCGTAACGACGATCGCGGCAAAAAACACCATGATTCCCTGGACGGTGGGGTAATCTCGCTCGGAAATGGCTTGATACAAGCGATTTCCCAATCCCGGCCAAGAAAATGTCACTTCTGTCAACACCGCACCCCCCAGCATTGATGCAAAAGTCAATCCCAAAATAGTGATGACTGGAATTAAGGCATTTTTGAGGGCGTGAGCGAATAAAATACGTCTTTCGGGAATTCCTCTTGCTCTCGCTGCTTCTACATAATCTGCTTGCAGGGTTTGTTTCAAATTCACCCGCACGATCCGCTCGAAAATACCGCTAATCAGGATACCCAAGGTGAGACTGGGGAGAGCGAGATAATACAAAGTGGTGAAAAATTGAATGAGATTGCCATTGAGGAGACTGTCGATCGTATATAAACCAGTAAAAGTAGGCGGTGCTGGTTGAGAAATGGGAAAGCGAGTACCGATGGGGAACCAACCAAGCTGGACGGAAAAAATTAATTGCAAAATCATACCAAACCAGTACATCGGAATGGCATAAGTGACGATCCCGAACAACCTACCGCCGACATCAAAAGAAGAGTTAGGTTTGGAAGCGGAAAGGGCACCGATACCGATTCCGACAATAAGCGCGATCGCCATACTAAAACTAGCCAATTCCAGAGTAGCGGGAAAGTGTTGCTGGATCACCTCCCACACTTTTTGTCCCTGACTAGTCAGAGAGGTTCCCAAATCGAAATTAAGTAAAGATCCCAAATAGCGAAGATATTGCAACCACAAAGGGTCTGCCAATCCTAACCTTTGACGATACTCTTCTTTCACGCTATCCGGCGCGCGACCCCCCAACACCGCATCTACCGGATCGCCTGGGGTAGCGCGTAACAGCAAGAATACTAAAGTTACGATCGTCCACAACATCAAAGGTGCTAGTAGCAGACGAGCGAGAATGTAATATTGGATGGCACGAGAACGGGACATAGCTAATTGGGAATGTGGAATAAAAATTACAGCCTATCTGAAAAATAATCAAAGGAAGTGAATTGAACCCAAATCATTTATCCTTGTCATCAAGCGAAGAAACAAACGCCTATATCTGTGTTCATCTGTGTTCATCTGTGGATATCTGTGGTAAACCACCCCTAAAAATTACTTTTCGGATCGGCGCAAAAAATGCCCAACTCTAAACCTTTTTAATTTCCCAAAGAGGTAATTGTTGAATCGGATCTAACTGAACGCCTTCTAATCCTTTTTTAGCAAAAGCA harbors:
- a CDS encoding ABC transporter permease; translated protein: MSRSRAIQYYILARLLLAPLMLWTIVTLVFLLLRATPGDPVDAVLGGRAPDSVKEEYRQRLGLADPLWLQYLRYLGSLLNFDLGTSLTSQGQKVWEVIQQHFPATLELASFSMAIALIVGIGIGALSASKPNSSFDVGGRLFGIVTYAIPMYWFGMILQLIFSVQLGWFPIGTRFPISQPAPPTFTGLYTIDSLLNGNLIQFFTTLYYLALPSLTLGILISGIFERIVRVNLKQTLQADYVEAARARGIPERRILFAHALKNALIPVITILGLTFASMLGGAVLTEVTFSWPGLGNRLYQAISERDYPTVQGIMVFFAAIVVTASIAIDIINAYIDPRIRY